One genomic region from Candidatus Caldarchaeum subterraneum encodes:
- a CDS encoding adenylate kinase, with translation MKVIVTALPGSGKTTTVKKVVEKMPSLVVINYGDLMFEEASKLYGISHRDDMRKKLGLRDYQRLQKSAAERIAAMDNVVVDTHSVIKTPFGYYPGLPSEAVRIMNPHLIVFLDCRPEDILSRRLKDVAEGVDRKRETESVEAIEADQQMGKFFVAAAANTAACYLKVVSLRYEQKRPYEHAEAAAEEIVQAIKSLSNV, from the coding sequence GTGAAGGTTATAGTAACAGCTCTTCCGGGGTCTGGAAAAACCACCACCGTCAAGAAAGTTGTTGAGAAGATGCCCAGCCTCGTGGTCATCAACTATGGCGACCTCATGTTCGAAGAGGCCTCAAAGCTCTACGGCATATCGCACAGAGACGATATGAGGAAGAAACTCGGACTCAGAGACTACCAGAGACTTCAGAAGAGTGCGGCAGAAAGGATAGCAGCTATGGATAATGTCGTCGTCGACACACACTCGGTAATCAAAACCCCTTTTGGCTATTATCCGGGGCTTCCTTCTGAAGCGGTTCGAATAATGAACCCCCATTTGATTGTTTTTCTCGATTGCAGGCCTGAGGACATTCTGAGTAGAAGGCTTAAGGATGTTGCTGAGGGTGTTGACAGAAAACGTGAGACAGAGAGTGTTGAGGCGATTGAGGCCGACCAGCAGATGGGCAAGTTTTTCGTGGCCGCCGCGGCTAACACGGCGGCATGCTATCTCAAGGTTGTCTCACTACGATATGAGCAGAAGAGGCCATATGAGCATGCGGAGGCCGCGGCTGAGGAGATAGTGCAGGCGATCAAGTCTCTTTCAAATGTTTAG
- a CDS encoding thermosome beta subunit, whose product MSLAPGQPVIILKEGTTRTQGRSAQRNNIAAAKIIAEIVRTTLGPKGMDKLLVDNIGDVIVTNDGATILEKIDVEHPAAKMIIEVAKSQDHVVGDGTTTAVILAGELLRKAEELIEQKIHASTIISGYKKALDKALEVINENAIKIDLKDRATLRKVITTSLGSKSLGFALDKLVDIAVDSVLSVVKEVNGKQRADKDDIQIVKKIGRSLGETELIRGVVVDKEVVHAAMPKRVENARIALIDSPFEIEKTEFSAEIRIRDPLKIKEFLDEETNILKGMVDKVKAVGANVVFCQKGIDDAAQFFLAKEGILAVRRVKKSDMEKLAKATGGRVVTNFEDLSPKDLGRAGLVEERKIGEDRMVFVEKCENPKAVAVLLRAGLERQLDEAERALNDAIMNMIDLVDDPRIVPGGGAIEEEIARQLRQTAGKLSGKEQLAYLAFAEAVEAIPRTLAENAGLEPVEIMAQIRHAHENGQRAVGVNIFGGGVIDMLANGVIEPAKVKLHALRSSFEAASMILRIDDVVAASKKKEEKKKEGESETPEF is encoded by the coding sequence ATGTCTCTAGCACCAGGTCAGCCAGTAATAATTCTGAAGGAAGGTACGACGCGGACACAGGGTAGGTCTGCTCAGCGCAACAACATAGCCGCCGCCAAGATAATCGCCGAGATTGTGCGGACGACTCTCGGGCCCAAGGGAATGGACAAGCTTTTGGTGGACAACATCGGCGACGTCATCGTAACAAACGACGGCGCAACAATTCTCGAGAAAATCGATGTCGAACATCCCGCTGCCAAGATGATTATAGAGGTGGCCAAGTCGCAGGACCACGTGGTAGGCGACGGAACCACAACCGCAGTCATCCTAGCTGGGGAGCTGTTGAGAAAAGCCGAGGAGCTGATTGAGCAGAAGATTCACGCAAGCACCATAATCTCTGGCTACAAAAAAGCCCTAGACAAAGCCCTTGAGGTCATAAACGAGAACGCCATCAAAATAGACCTCAAAGACAGAGCCACACTCAGAAAAGTGATAACCACATCTCTTGGAAGCAAGTCTCTCGGCTTCGCCTTGGACAAGCTCGTCGACATCGCTGTCGACTCTGTCCTAAGCGTGGTGAAGGAAGTTAACGGCAAACAGAGGGCCGATAAAGACGATATCCAGATTGTTAAGAAGATTGGCAGAAGCCTCGGGGAGACTGAGCTTATTCGCGGTGTTGTGGTGGATAAGGAGGTTGTTCACGCCGCCATGCCAAAGCGTGTGGAGAACGCTCGGATAGCTCTCATCGACAGCCCCTTCGAGATCGAGAAGACGGAGTTCAGCGCCGAAATCCGCATAAGGGACCCGCTGAAGATAAAGGAGTTCCTCGACGAGGAGACCAACATCCTCAAGGGCATGGTTGACAAGGTGAAGGCCGTCGGCGCCAACGTTGTCTTCTGCCAGAAGGGAATCGATGACGCGGCTCAGTTCTTCCTCGCGAAAGAAGGCATTCTAGCTGTTAGGCGTGTCAAGAAGAGCGATATGGAGAAGCTCGCCAAAGCAACAGGTGGAAGGGTTGTAACTAACTTTGAGGACCTTTCGCCAAAAGACCTCGGAAGAGCTGGACTCGTCGAGGAGAGGAAGATAGGCGAGGACCGGATGGTTTTTGTCGAGAAATGCGAGAACCCCAAGGCCGTGGCGGTGTTGTTGAGGGCTGGGCTGGAGAGGCAGCTTGACGAGGCTGAAAGGGCTCTGAACGACGCCATCATGAACATGATTGACCTGGTCGACGACCCACGTATAGTTCCGGGCGGAGGAGCTATCGAGGAGGAGATAGCGAGACAGCTGAGACAGACGGCGGGCAAGCTTTCAGGCAAGGAGCAGCTGGCCTACCTCGCATTCGCCGAAGCCGTCGAAGCAATACCGAGAACCCTCGCCGAAAACGCTGGACTCGAGCCTGTGGAGATAATGGCCCAGATACGTCACGCCCATGAAAACGGACAGAGAGCCGTGGGCGTCAACATCTTCGGCGGCGGGGTCATCGATATGTTGGCCAACGGTGTTATAGAGCCGGCTAAGGTTAAGCTCCACGCTCTCCGCTCGAGCTTCGAAGCAGCCTCGATGATACTGAGAATAGACGACGTCGTCGCCGCCTCCAAGAAGAAGGAGGAAAAGAAGAAGGAAGGCGAATCAGAGACACCTGAATTCTAA
- a CDS encoding tRNA (adenine-N1-)-methyltransferase, with protein sequence MVQLRSGKKFHTSEGFIDLSNLIGQPSGCVLHSNTGAVMHVFKPTFLDLLMFLPRTTQIVYPKDLGYIAAVSGVGPGYRVVEAGTGTGVLAAFLTYLVRPTGRVYSYDVRLENIETATVRMRQLGLLDYIELKQGDVCEKIVEKELDAAVIDIPEPWRAVQSCYDALKPSGVWVSLSPTVEQVVQTYEALEAGGFSDLSCVELLLRNMRVKRGMTRPEFLMRGHTTYLVTARKILR encoded by the coding sequence ATGGTGCAGCTTAGAAGCGGGAAAAAGTTTCACACAAGCGAAGGATTCATAGACCTCTCAAACCTCATTGGACAGCCGAGCGGATGCGTTCTCCATTCCAACACAGGAGCTGTCATGCATGTGTTTAAGCCGACGTTCCTCGACCTGCTTATGTTTCTCCCGCGCACGACTCAGATAGTTTATCCAAAGGACCTTGGCTACATAGCGGCTGTGTCTGGCGTGGGGCCGGGTTATCGGGTGGTTGAGGCGGGCACGGGCACCGGTGTTTTGGCAGCTTTTCTCACATACCTCGTCAGGCCAACGGGGAGAGTGTACAGCTATGATGTCAGGCTTGAGAACATCGAGACAGCAACTGTTAGGATGAGGCAGCTGGGGCTGCTTGACTACATCGAGCTGAAGCAGGGGGATGTGTGTGAAAAAATTGTGGAGAAGGAGTTGGACGCGGCGGTCATAGACATTCCAGAGCCGTGGAGAGCTGTTCAATCATGTTATGATGCTTTGAAGCCGAGCGGTGTATGGGTCTCGCTAAGTCCAACCGTTGAGCAGGTCGTTCAGACCTACGAGGCTCTCGAGGCAGGCGGGTTTTCAGACCTTTCATGTGTCGAGCTGCTTCTCAGAAACATGAGAGTAAAACGTGGTATGACGAGGCCCGAATTTCTCATGAGAGGACACACGACATACCTCGTCACGGCTCGGAAAATACTGCGCTAA
- a CDS encoding archaeal histone encodes MSEKEADIPSAPIHRIMKKAGAARVSEDAADELRKILENVGAMIAKEAFELAQYAGRRTVKKEDVERAAKTVLRNLPTG; translated from the coding sequence ATGTCCGAGAAAGAAGCCGATATTCCATCGGCGCCGATTCACCGCATAATGAAGAAGGCCGGAGCCGCGAGGGTGAGCGAGGACGCCGCCGATGAACTCCGCAAAATATTGGAAAACGTCGGAGCCATGATAGCGAAGGAGGCTTTTGAGCTCGCCCAGTACGCGGGACGGCGGACCGTGAAGAAAGAGGATGTTGAGAGAGCTGCAAAAACCGTTCTCCGCAACCTTCCGACAGGTTAG
- a CDS encoding acyl-CoA dehydrogenase (butyryl-CoA dehydrogenase (EC:1.3.99.2)), translating to MVFPFSSVFDFAVEVKEEYEIFRKSVRAFAEKEIEPLVKEIERTNTIPKALLKKAAEQGYLGLGIPETYDGQGTDMMYSTLFVEEVSRICPAFTVATLVGVLFTYPVMVYGTEEQKRKYLPPIARGEKFAAHATTEPGAGTDVAGIETTAKRKNGGWEINGRKYFISGADKADYFIVLARTSPPPSRKERHKGLSFFIVERGTPGFRVGEKIEVIGIRGSHPCEVILDNVYVPEENMVGEEGQGFKIAMDTYDHGRIGVAAQAVGVAQACLEKTLQYSLQRRVFERPLIYFQAVQFHVSEMLTMLEGARLMLYWATTLANKNRPEAVMAASMAKLYATEVAEKAALKAITVHGGVGVATDGLVERFLRDSQVFKIYEGANDIQKLVILRQMMKTAFGMDVD from the coding sequence ATGGTTTTCCCATTCTCCTCTGTTTTTGACTTCGCCGTAGAGGTGAAGGAAGAGTACGAGATTTTCCGCAAATCTGTCAGGGCATTTGCCGAGAAGGAGATTGAGCCTCTGGTTAAGGAGATTGAGCGCACCAACACTATTCCAAAGGCTCTTTTGAAGAAGGCTGCGGAGCAGGGGTACCTCGGCCTCGGCATTCCCGAAACCTATGATGGACAGGGAACGGACATGATGTACTCCACCTTGTTCGTCGAGGAGGTTTCCCGCATATGCCCCGCGTTCACGGTCGCCACGTTGGTGGGAGTTCTCTTCACCTACCCCGTGATGGTCTACGGCACCGAGGAACAGAAACGCAAATATCTTCCACCGATAGCACGTGGAGAAAAGTTCGCGGCACACGCCACAACAGAGCCTGGGGCGGGCACAGACGTGGCGGGAATCGAGACCACGGCCAAACGGAAAAACGGGGGCTGGGAAATCAACGGAAGAAAATACTTCATCTCAGGAGCCGATAAAGCAGATTATTTCATCGTCCTCGCGAGAACTTCTCCTCCACCCAGCAGGAAAGAGAGGCATAAGGGCCTCAGCTTCTTCATCGTGGAACGAGGCACACCCGGCTTCCGGGTAGGTGAAAAAATCGAGGTGATAGGAATCAGGGGCAGCCATCCATGCGAAGTCATACTCGACAACGTCTACGTGCCGGAGGAGAACATGGTGGGGGAAGAGGGGCAGGGATTCAAAATCGCGATGGACACCTACGACCACGGTAGAATAGGTGTGGCGGCTCAAGCTGTCGGAGTTGCCCAAGCCTGTCTCGAAAAAACACTACAATATTCGCTTCAGCGTAGAGTGTTCGAGAGGCCGCTGATATATTTCCAAGCGGTTCAGTTTCATGTCAGCGAGATGCTCACCATGCTCGAGGGCGCGAGGCTGATGCTCTACTGGGCAACAACCTTAGCCAACAAGAATAGGCCCGAGGCTGTAATGGCTGCGTCGATGGCCAAACTATATGCCACAGAAGTGGCAGAAAAAGCCGCGCTTAAGGCTATAACTGTCCACGGCGGCGTCGGAGTGGCGACAGACGGATTGGTTGAAAGGTTTCTCAGGGATTCGCAGGTCTTCAAAATCTACGAAGGCGCCAACGACATCCAGAAACTTGTAATACTCCGACAGATGATGAAGACTGCTTTCGGCATGGATGTCGACTAA